The Canis lupus familiaris isolate Mischka breed German Shepherd chromosome 1, alternate assembly UU_Cfam_GSD_1.0, whole genome shotgun sequence DNA window ctctcatgaataaataaaatcttaaaaaaaaaaaataaaatgcagatttaaaattttaaatgagattctcttaaaataaatgaaaaaagtaaaatgcagattcctgggtctCATCCAGACATTGTTTGCTGGATCTGAACCTCTAGGGGAATTCCTTACCAAACATTAAAGTTCAAGAACCTTTGCCTTTTCAGCTCAAACCCCAGCATCCAACAAGGGTTTGCTTAGTGCCTTTTTTTAGGACAGTGGTTCAACTGAGGACCATCAAGTTTCAGTCGGGTGAAGAATGAGTCTTGCTCATAAATGTGTTTGCATGCGTCAACTTTTCACAGGGTGGGAGTCTACAGTTTTCATTAGTGGCTCTGAAAAGGCACAATTGAGGAACGGTGATCATCCCACTGTCACAGAGCCATTCTTCCCTGCTGAATCTTGGGAGTCACCCAGCACCCTCAGgacccacccctcccccatttctgttccttttctttttaaagattttattcaggagagacaaagagagagaggcagagacacaggcagagggagaagcaggctctctgcggggagaaggatacaggacttgatcccaggacctcaggatcacgacctgagctgaaggcagacagacactcaaccactgagccacccaggtactccaccCTGTCCCTTGATTCAACCTGATTTTTACCTGGTTTGGCAAGGATAAATCCCCAGTTGTTCTAAGCACTTATTTGATATGACTTTCAGGATGTTGTAGCTCTTCTTGGGAGGCAGTATGAGAAGGAATCTCTACCTGGGGATTAAAGGGGATCTGGCATGCTGGGCTAAGATAGCTTGAATCCTTTCTGCAGGATATGAGGTCACTGACAGTGCCTGTCATCCATACATTCTGCTTGAAAACAACTGCTTAACAGGTAAGTGCTCTTCATTAGGGGCAGTCAGGTTATCAAacgggatttttttctttaataaggcTTAAGTAGTAAAATTTCTATCCTGGGCTAGAATTGGTTTCTAGCTCTGGTCTACCATCTATCTACCTAGCCTTGATAAATCTCCCCTCTTGAGCTCTCATCTTTCACCTGAACATAGGTGAGGCCAGTGTATTTCCCCAAGCTTGGTGCCCAGAGGCTAGAAGACCAGTGAGGGGGCCGAGAGTAACAGTCTGAGTGGGCAGGTCTCAGGCCTCCCTTTCCTTGGTTTCAATACAAACAGCTTCCCTTCATCTCTCCTTAGGGTTCCAAATAGGAATTTTCTCCAACAGAAAGACTGGAATATGAGGTAACCACAATTGAGGAACGGTGATCATCCCACTGTCACAGAGCAATTCTGTGGGGCTTGTATTTCCTGGGCTACGGCTCTTAGGGACAAGACAAGCACAGAAACTGAGAGTTGTCACCAATCACCATCTTCTCAACCGCCCTCCCCCAGGCATGTGGAAGGCAGCAGCTGCAGAGGAAAACACATGGGCGATTAAACCAGATGAACCTAGGCTTAAAATCAAGCTCTATCCTATGTCGttgaatgaccttgggcaaatcacctCCCTGCTTCTAACTTCAGACTCCTTCCCTACAAGATTTTCTCCTCACAGGTCAGTGTGACGATTATTATAAAAACTTAAGTTCTTGAGACAAACTAGACAAATGCCAGAGAGCCACTCCaaccacccctctccccacatcTGTTGGCTAAGCCAGAATTCTAGGTGGGCGCCAAGGTAGCTCCCCTTATGAGGCTAACTTCCAGAATCTTCTCTAACTCCACAGTTGGGTCTGGTCCCAGAAGCCACCCTCAACTGCCCTGGAGATCATGCCTTTCCCAGACCTGCATTTGCCCTCAGGGACCCATAGTGAGAAACTCAGATGGCCTTGGGGGGAGACCGCTCACACTGGCACAGGAGTAGAGGGCAGaagtggtgagaaaaaaaaaaaaaaaaccttcagattTTCCCAAATGTTCCTGCCACCAATTGAAACAACTTCAAGTTTTTCCATGGTGCTGTGGGGACCTCTGGTGGCAAGACAGCCACATTGCTTCCCAATGAAGTCCCTGCTGAGCACCAGGGTGAAGTCCCTGCTGAGCCATGCACTCAGACTCTGAGTCCTGAATTCAGTAAATGTCTACTGAGCTCCTACTACTCGCCAGGCCCTGTTCTGGATGCTGAAAAAACCATGAAAAGCTCCCAAATTCCACCCACACAGCTGGGCCAGACAGAACACATGTCCAATTCAGTCTTTATTGACTGTTTCAACTTGGGGCCACCAGTGTGAACAGGTGGAAGGTCAGGGGGTGGGGTGCCTTTTATGCATATTAAAGACCCCAGATCAACCCCCTCTCGGGAGAATAAATCCAGTTACAGAACTTACATGGCAGTTAGGAGAGGTGGAGGAAAGGGCACAGTATCTACAGAGATTGAAAGGGACGCTGGAGGAGGTTCTTCAGCAACAGGGCACAATAGTGCTGAAGAGGGAATGGGGACAGGGTCAGCCACTGATCTGGACCCCCTCGTCAGCCAGAGGATAGATCTCAATGGCCTCCACCAGGGGCAGTGCCTCCACTGCAGTCTCCATGACAGCCAGGCCGACAGCAGCTTCTGCCTCGGCCAGCTGCTGCCGCACGGCcgcctggtgctgctgctggtgggtCTTGCGGTGCTTCCATAGGTTGGAGAAGGAGCGGTAGCTCTTGCCACAGTCAGGGCAGGAGTAGGGCCGCTCACCCGTATGAATGCGGCGATGTTCCGCCAAGCGCATGGAGATGGCAAAGGCCTTGCCACATACTTCACAGGCGAAGGGTCGCTCGCCTGTGTGCAGGCGCCGGTGGTCCTTCAGATGGGTGCTCTGACGGAAGGCCTTGCCACAGTCCGGACACGGGTATGGCCGCTCACCTGTATGGATGCGCCGGTGCACTTGCAACGACGTCTCTGTGCTGAACAGCTTCTTACACTCACTACACTCCAGGCCCCGGCGTCgggcaggggctgcaggagcTGCCGTGGCTGTGCTCCCCAGGGCAGTTGGGGAGGCAACAGGTGTGCGAGCAGCCCGGGGGGCCCGTGGGGTTGGGGGCTCCTTAGCTAGGACCTCTCCAGGCCCAGCAGCCGCATGGGCCGCCTCGTGCGCCTGCAACCGAGCAGCCGAGCCCACTTTCTTGCCACAGGTGCCACACTCAAAGCGCCGTGGGGCCTGCGCCGCTGCAGCGGCACAGCGGTGCTCACGGAGCcgcagggaggaagggaaggcagccCCGCAGGACAGGCAGCGGTGCGGCTGGCGCCCGGCGTGGACCACAAGCTGGTGCACCTCCAGCAGCCGGCGCAGCAAGAAGGAGCGGGGGCACTCACGACACTTGTAGGGGTACTCGCCCGTGTGGTGGTAGCGGTGCATGAGCAGGCGGTAGGGGCGGTGGAAACGCACACCGCACTCCTGGCAGCGGTAGGGGAAGTGCTGGGCATGTACCAGGCGATGCTGCCTCAACGTGGAGCTCTGCGTGAAGGCCTTGCCACAGTCCCCACACCGGTAGGGCCTTTCCCCCGTGTGCGTGAGCCGGTGGCGTGCCAGGTTAGCAGGTGAGTTGAAGGGTTTGGAGCAGTCTGGGCAGGGGAAGGGCCGTTCACCTGTGTGTGTACGCAGGTGATTCCGCACGTGAGACTTCTTCTTAAACATCTTGCCACAGATACCACACTTGTGGCGCCGTTCCAGCCGATGCACAAAACGCTGGTGCCGGGTCAGCTGCAAGGCCTTGCCAAATTCACGGCTGCACAGGAGGCAGCGGTAGGTGCCCGAAGCAGCCGGCCCTCCGGGGCCCTCTTCGGTCACAGGAGGCTCTGGTGCCTCTGGCTCTCCAGTCTCTGATGGGGCGGGCTCAGGGAAACCAATGACAGGCTCCTCTGGGGGGACTGGTGTTGTGGGCAAGGGGACGCCCCCTGCCCCGTGTGTACGCCGATGGTACAGGAACTTGGTGAGGTTGACGAAGGTCTTCCCGCAAGGACACGAGTGCAGGGGGTTCGGAGTGTGGGCTCGCCGGTGGGCCAGGAGGAGGGCCTCCGTGCCAAAGGCCAGGCCACAGTCCACGCACAGAAAGTGAGACTCACTGCTGTGGTCTCCGAGGTGCTGGTCCAGACTGGCAGGGCTGGGGAAGACACGACTGCAGAGAGGACACTTAAAGATGCCCTCCCGGTGACTCCGCAGATGCTGCTGGAGCTGGTGAGGTGAAAGAAAGAGCTGGTCACAAGCAGAGCAgaagagctcctgggtggctgtcCCGCCTGGTTCTCCGCTGTTGTCCCTCCGGGCCTTGCGTCCCCGGCGGTCACGCCCGATGGCTTCACCGTTGCGCAACTCGTAACTATGGTCAGAGGACGGCAGGGGATCAGGCTGGGACCCAAGACCCTCTGTGGCTGACGGAGTCAGGGTCTCCTGCTGCAAGGCAGACTCCTCAGActcagggccagggccagggaagTGGGTGGCCTGGTGCTCCAGGAAGTCGGCTGGAAGCTGGAAGAGCTGGGAGCACTCAGAGCACTTGTAGAGCAGCAGCTCCACCTCAGTCACCACCTcagtagtagtggtggtggtggcggtggcagAAGGGACAGCAGCCCCTTCACCACCCTCTTCTGCCTTGCGGTAGGAGTGCTCCACAGCCACACGGGCCTGGCCTACGGGGGGCCCCAGGACAACTGGGGACCCCAGGACAACCGGGGCTGGAGGCTTGGTAGAAGCGCCCCGGAGGTGCGTCTGCCGGTGGTTCAGCCAGAGCTCCTGGCTGGCGAAGAGCGCCTTGCAATCCACACACTCATAGTGGATGGTGCTAGAGCTAAGTGCAGGTgccttgggcggcggctccgctgGCACGGCCTCTTGGGGAGCCATCATCTTCAGGTGCAGCTCCTGGTGCTCCAGGAGCTGGCTGGGGGACATGAGCAGCTGCCCACACTCCAGGCACTGGTACTGGCTCTCCTGCACTAGGGTCTGATAGAGGCCTGTGCCAGAGGCTGCCTCGGTGGCCACCGTGACTCCAGGGTCAGCCACGCCCACCAGCTCAAAGTGCTGCTGGGGCACATGGGAGTTCTGGTGCATGAGCACCTCCTCCAGGGACCCATACAGCTGGTTGCACTCAGAGCAGACATAGCGGTGTTCGATGTACAGGACTGTCTCCTCGGATTCTTCGGTCATGGCGGCAGCAAGGCCCTGGGCtgtgaaaagaagagagatgggGACAAATAATAGCTAAACTGCTGTTTCCTCGGTCCTTCCCAGGGACAATTCTATCTCCTTagcactcccctcccccagccaaaACCTTAGATGCATTTTACCTTCTAAAGTCTCACTTCCATCTCTCATTCCCGCCCTACTCCCTAGCAATCCTTCCTCTCCGGAACACGCTACCAAGCACAGAACCTTCTCAGCAGTCCCTTCCTAGAATCTACCCAAGTCTCACGTCTGAAATCAATGCACATCAAACTCCACCCACCGGATTCTTGTAAACCTGTCCAACCCCTCATCTCCTCTGCCACTCAGCTGGCCCACAGCCACACACATGCCCCAGGAACCTGTGTCCTCTCCATTTGAGCCTCCTTCCACTGactaccaacttttttttttttttttttaagattttatttattcatgagacagagagagagatagaaaggcagagacaccggtagagggagaagcaggctccacgcaggaagcctgacgcgggactagatcccaggtctccaggaccatgccctgggctgaaggtggcgctaaaccactgcgccactggggctgcccaactgaCTACCAACTTACTACCCCACTCCTGCTCTCAGGTGCCTGGGGAAGCCGTCACAGGCCCTAATTGCTGCCACGTCTCCCAGCCTTGCTCCTCCTCTGTTCCCTCCCATTGGCTCCTAACATCTTTTTACACCAGAGAACTCAAACTGCCCCAAGGCCCGGCACATGGCACAACTGCTCTCCTTCACATAAGCGCACAGTCTCTCCCTCCAGTGCCCAGATCCCTCACATCAAACTCTCCTTTCCCTCAACCATCTTGTCTCACATTGGCCTAATCCATCACACCTACACTTTTCCCTCCTTAACCACTTCCCCATGTGAGCCAGATGATCCCCCTCTTCAAAGTACTCAAACCTCTCTCCAAATCAAAGCCCTCTCCCACAGCCCTAACCCTGTATCCAGAACATCCAGCCCCACTTCCCAAAAACCTATTTCTTCACACCTATATTTTACCCGTGACCCTCTAAGTCATGTCTCAAGATACTCTTCACGGCAATCACTTCTTTTTTACATTGAGACCTCACCTACAATTCTAATACCCCCTAGAGTCCCCAGGTCCCCTCTTCACATATACAGCTACCCCAACCACTACAAGGGATGCCCACACCCTTCTTCATATCAACCTCGAGCCCTCTTCTTTACAACATGACCCACCCTAACCCATTTCAGGGATGCCCAGATACGGTCTTCTTATCAACGCAAACCCTTCCTTACAAACCCACGGGGCCCTAACCCTTGCCAGGGACATCCAGACCCCAGTCCCTGTTATAAacctaatcttttcttcttctcaaaaAGACCCCTTCCCACCCTAGTCCATTCTAGCGATGCCCAGATCCCCTCTTCATATCAGCATAAACAGACCTCTCTTCTTTGCAGAGACCCAACCCACTCTAACCCATTCCAGGGATGCTCAGACCCCCTCTTTATAACaacttagtttctttcttttgcaaaaaCATCCCAGCATGTACTGTAACCATAACCCAATCGAGGGAGATCCAGACTACTCTTCACAAAGGCTTaaactttcacacacacacacccctcccacTGCCAGAATCCCCTTTAGGAATACCTATCTTCTTGATATGCTGAACCCCTTCACCCCCCAGCCCAGACAGAGGATAGCGAGACTCCTCTCACCAGCTTATCACCTGGGGATACCCAGACCCCCAACTTCTTGTCAACCTAACAGCTCATTCTCATTCTGGCAGTGCCAAGACCCCTCTGCCACTTGGCACGCGGATCTCTCACCACCCTAACCTTTTCCAGGGATACCCAATTCCCACTCTTCACCTTGACCTAATTCCCTGTACTTTTCAAAAACATCACCTCTACCCAACCTATCCTAGGGACACCCAGACACCCTTTTTACATAACTTAACCCTTTGCACAGGGGCTCCTCTCAACCCCAACCCCATTCCAACAGTACCCACCTCCCAACTCCTCTTCACATGAACGTAACCCCGTTCTTCACACTCGGACCTCTCCCTCGGCTCCAAATcccaaccccccctccccacccagggatatttatttgctaaaatattcattttcacacACCAAGCCCCTCTCACTGATCTAATACCCTCCAGGcataactgttttctttctgttaactTATCTCTTTTTTCACGCCCTAAGCCCCTCCCGGGACACCCAAGCCCCCTCTAACCGTCCACCCCGCTTCGGTCCCGGACGGCCCTACCGCTAGGCCCTGGCTCGatacccaccccccgccccgcgggccTCGGAGCCTCTCCCGGGGGGCAGCTCTGACGCCTCCCTCTCCACCGAGGTCCCTGTCcctcccggcccccggcccgagccccgccccccctcACTCAGCCCAGCACACGACTCtagctccccttccccacccgccgccccggcccggcccccgccccgccgcccgcgcgccccggggGCCGTTGGTGCCGCTCCGCCCTCCCCGCCGGGCGCGCGCCCCCTCCGGGCCTCAGTGCGCAGGCGGGGTGGCGTGGAGAGGCCGGGAGCGGCGGAAGGGGGGAGCCGGGCCGCGCCGGCCCGCGGTGCCCCCGCGGCACTCACTCGCCTCCGCCGTCTCGCAccccccgggcccgggcccgggccgccgCTCCCCTCGCGCGGCCACCCTAGCGCTGCGCCCTCTCTAGCTCCCGCCGTCGCCTCTCGTCTGCTCCGCAGCCTCGCTCTCGCCCCCAATCGCCCTCAGCAACGCCCCGCCTACCTTCCCCCTCGGCCGCTCCGCGATCGGCCGAACGCACCCAATCAGCGTCCGTCTGGCTCCGGCCGTTCGACCAATCGACGCTCACGTCTGTGAGCCTTGGGCCAATAGGATGGAGCGTTGGGATCCCCGCGGTGCCCAACCAATCCTCCAGCGAAGTCCCCTCGCCGGCCGGCCCCGGGCTGATAGTGTCCGCCCCTTTAAGCCCCCTGGAGgatgctcctcccccagctccccgtCGACTCCGCCTGGCGCCTGAAGGAGGGACGGCAGCGCGGTGACGTCAGGCGGCGGAGCGAGGCTGCGGGCGCCATCTTGGGGACGCCGGGCTGGAGTCGCGTCGGGGTCggacgggggggagggggaagttggagaaactgaggcacaggacaCTCAGAGGGGTGAGGGCGGGGCAACTGTGgcgcagcagcccccccccccggggcgaAGGGAGAAAGTGAGGCGCCCGTCAGCCCAGCGGGGAGGGAGACTGCGGCACCAAGCACATGGAGGgaataaaaagggaaactgaggctccagacTCCTTTCAtggaaaagaggaaggggaggtcGACCGAGGGACTCttgagagagggggaaggagaaatgtCAAAGGAGAAGCAAGGAGCGAGGGGATCCGAGGCAACGAGGAAAACCCGAAGAGGGGAGGAAATGGGATTCCATTCATTTTCAGCCAAGGACAGTTTCACTGGAAGAAAcggagagggtgggggtgggggagtgcgTAGAAGACCTGAGGGGCAGCTAGGGTGAGCACCTGCAGAAAGTGACCCTGTGGCgcggccccggtggctcagcggtttagcgccaccttccaccTTCGCAGCCttcggcgcagggcgtgatcctggagactcgggatcgagttcaacgtcgggctccctgcctgtgctcatcgcccctccccccccatgattaaataaaatttaaaattttctttaaaaaagaaagtgacgcTGTAGCAGATggactctgcttccttccttccaaggtGCCTTCCTTCTAGGCTGACCCAGGGCAACTGGGAAGGTGGAGCTTCTGTGTGTCCAGGGGCCGTTGCTGCTCATCTTCCTTTCTGGCCCCAGGGCGTTGGCAGAGCATTGCTACGTTTTCAGAGCTACTCTCCAAACCCaaggactgggggtggggagtgggggtgcaAGAGATTCACTGTTCTAACTagtacccccccacacaccaccATTTCTCAAATGAGTAAACTGGGTCTCagaggagtttgttttttttaccttccTGAGGCTCAAAGTGACCAAGGAGCCCCAAATACAGAGTAGAAACTAGGTCTGACTCTTTGGTCATCACCTTAGCCGTGTCCTTCAATTGGTTTCTAACTGGATACCCTAACTTCCCACTACATTAAAGTCCCTAACAGCAAGCCAGTGTAATTAAACCAGGCCATCTGGATTGGAATCCTGACCCTgccacttcttcttcttcttcttctttttttttttttaagatttttatttattcatgagagacccagagagagaggtagagacacagcagggagccccacctggggctggatcccgcgtctccaggaacaggccctgggctgaaggtggcgctaaaccgctgagccaaccggcCTCCCCACTGACCCTGCCACTTCTGTCTTGTTGGACAAGTCCActcccctgtgcctcagtttcctcatctgtgaaatgaggataatagccCCTGTGCCATGGTGGTGAGGCATAGAGTAAATGCTATGTAGGAATTTTTATTAGGACCTCAAGGAGCTCAGTAACAATAGCTCCTGTATCCTCAGCCTGTTATgatgtgccaagtactgtgctTAGTGCTTTCTATGCTTTATCAGGTTGATCATCTCAACAACCCTAGGAGGGAGGAATTACTGTTCTCACTTTACTAAGAGACTGGGGCCCAGAGGAGTTAAGCTGCTTGCCTATCTTTAGGAGGAGATGGAGCCAGGGTTCCAACCCAGGGGTTGACTGTGTTGGTCTGTGCCTTTGGCCCCCAGGCTCTCCTGCCTGGCCAGGTGGATGTCCTGTCCTGCATGGtgtgttgaatggatgaatgcaagaagtaaagaaaagaagtTGATGGGAATGTGTGAGCTCTGAAGCTGGTGATCTGGGTTTGCCATCAGGGTGAAATCACCTGGGCAGGAGCCAGAACCCAGAAGTTGGACTCAGCCTTTGATAGGCTCCATGCACTTGGGTAGGTTCTCACTCCGCTGAAGCCTCCTTTTCCACCTGAAAATGCAAGGGTCCAGCTCAACATGTCAGGTCCCTTTCTGCTCAGACCTTTTGCTTGGACTTCCCAGGTCCTCTAGCTAGGTTCCTTCTCTTCTGATGGCACAGGAGAAAGCTGAGGCCTGGGTCAGTTTTTATAGAGGGGTGGCATGGGACTAGATTTCGGGATaggtttattttagagaggataGGCGTTCTTTGCTGGGGTCCCTGCATAAGCAAAAGCCTAGAGGCCAGTGAGAGTCTAGGCTTTCAGCTTTCCTGGAGCTGAGGGTGGGCGTTGGGGGACCACAGGTGTTGTCTATGTAGGGGGAGGAGGTGTGTGCAAAGTTGGTGGTCCTTCAGGGTCCAATGTATGTGTCAGGCTTATGTCAGGGATGCTCCATATGGGACAAGGGCTTCCTATGCCAGGCTGGTGTAGGGGTTGccatgtgctgtgtgtgtgtgtgtgtgtgtgtgtgtgtgtgtgtgaaaggcaTATGGTCACGTGTGCGGGGGGCTGCACGTGAGTGTGTCAGTGTC harbors:
- the ZNF574 gene encoding zinc finger protein 574 isoform X1, coding for MRDGSETLEAQGLAAAMTEESEETVLYIEHRYVCSECNQLYGSLEEVLMHQNSHVPQQHFELVGVADPGVTVATEAASGTGLYQTLVQESQYQCLECGQLLMSPSQLLEHQELHLKMMAPQEAVPAEPPPKAPALSSSTIHYECVDCKALFASQELWLNHRQTHLRGASTKPPAPVVLGSPVVLGPPVGQARVAVEHSYRKAEEGGEGAAVPSATATTTTTTEVVTEVELLLYKCSECSQLFQLPADFLEHQATHFPGPGPESEESALQQETLTPSATEGLGSQPDPLPSSDHSYELRNGEAIGRDRRGRKARRDNSGEPGGTATQELFCSACDQLFLSPHQLQQHLRSHREGIFKCPLCSRVFPSPASLDQHLGDHSSESHFLCVDCGLAFGTEALLLAHRRAHTPNPLHSCPCGKTFVNLTKFLYHRRTHGAGGVPLPTTPVPPEEPVIGFPEPAPSETGEPEAPEPPVTEEGPGGPAASGTYRCLLCSREFGKALQLTRHQRFVHRLERRHKCGICGKMFKKKSHVRNHLRTHTGERPFPCPDCSKPFNSPANLARHRLTHTGERPYRCGDCGKAFTQSSTLRQHRLVHAQHFPYRCQECGVRFHRPYRLLMHRYHHTGEYPYKCRECPRSFLLRRLLEVHQLVVHAGRQPHRCLSCGAAFPSSLRLREHRCAAAAAQAPRRFECGTCGKKVGSAARLQAHEAAHAAAGPGEVLAKEPPTPRAPRAARTPVASPTALGSTATAAPAAPARRRGLECSECKKLFSTETSLQVHRRIHTGERPYPCPDCGKAFRQSTHLKDHRRLHTGERPFACEVCGKAFAISMRLAEHRRIHTGERPYSCPDCGKSYRSFSNLWKHRKTHQQQHQAAVRQQLAEAEAAVGLAVMETAVEALPLVEAIEIYPLADEGVQISG
- the ZNF574 gene encoding zinc finger protein 574 isoform X2, whose translation is MTEESEETVLYIEHRYVCSECNQLYGSLEEVLMHQNSHVPQQHFELVGVADPGVTVATEAASGTGLYQTLVQESQYQCLECGQLLMSPSQLLEHQELHLKMMAPQEAVPAEPPPKAPALSSSTIHYECVDCKALFASQELWLNHRQTHLRGASTKPPAPVVLGSPVVLGPPVGQARVAVEHSYRKAEEGGEGAAVPSATATTTTTTEVVTEVELLLYKCSECSQLFQLPADFLEHQATHFPGPGPESEESALQQETLTPSATEGLGSQPDPLPSSDHSYELRNGEAIGRDRRGRKARRDNSGEPGGTATQELFCSACDQLFLSPHQLQQHLRSHREGIFKCPLCSRVFPSPASLDQHLGDHSSESHFLCVDCGLAFGTEALLLAHRRAHTPNPLHSCPCGKTFVNLTKFLYHRRTHGAGGVPLPTTPVPPEEPVIGFPEPAPSETGEPEAPEPPVTEEGPGGPAASGTYRCLLCSREFGKALQLTRHQRFVHRLERRHKCGICGKMFKKKSHVRNHLRTHTGERPFPCPDCSKPFNSPANLARHRLTHTGERPYRCGDCGKAFTQSSTLRQHRLVHAQHFPYRCQECGVRFHRPYRLLMHRYHHTGEYPYKCRECPRSFLLRRLLEVHQLVVHAGRQPHRCLSCGAAFPSSLRLREHRCAAAAAQAPRRFECGTCGKKVGSAARLQAHEAAHAAAGPGEVLAKEPPTPRAPRAARTPVASPTALGSTATAAPAAPARRRGLECSECKKLFSTETSLQVHRRIHTGERPYPCPDCGKAFRQSTHLKDHRRLHTGERPFACEVCGKAFAISMRLAEHRRIHTGERPYSCPDCGKSYRSFSNLWKHRKTHQQQHQAAVRQQLAEAEAAVGLAVMETAVEALPLVEAIEIYPLADEGVQISG